In one Oscillospiraceae bacterium genomic region, the following are encoded:
- a CDS encoding ferrous iron transport protein A yields MNLKNAEIGKEYIIKSIETFDEELNSFLFSLGCYSGEPVTVISHLKGGCIVSIKDGRYHIDNPLAEAIKI; encoded by the coding sequence ATGAATTTAAAAAATGCAGAGATTGGAAAAGAATACATAATAAAATCTATTGAAACTTTTGACGAGGAACTTAATTCATTCTTGTTTTCTTTAGGGTGTTACAGTGGCGAACCTGTTACTGTTATATCACATCTTAAAGGAGGGTGTATTGTTTCTATTAAAGATGGAAGATATCATATAGATAACCCGTTGGCAGAAGCTATAAAAATATAG
- a CDS encoding type II toxin-antitoxin system PemK/MazF family toxin: MQIKRGDIYYADLSPVIGSEQGGIRPVVIVQNDVGNKYSPTVIAAAITSKINKAKLPTHIEIDAETFGLPKDSVILAEQVRTIDKKRLRERIGHLNDDYMYKVSDALSISFGLM, translated from the coding sequence TTGCAAATCAAACGTGGAGATATTTATTATGCCGATTTAAGCCCTGTAATAGGCTCTGAACAAGGCGGAATACGGCCGGTAGTTATAGTTCAGAATGATGTGGGCAATAAATACAGTCCAACTGTAATCGCAGCGGCGATAACAAGCAAAATAAATAAGGCAAAACTGCCAACTCATATTGAGATAGATGCAGAAACATTTGGATTACCTAAAGATTCGGTTATCTTAGCCGAACAGGTAAGAACTATTGATAAAAAACGATTAAGGGAACGAATTGGGCATCTTAATGATGACTATATGTATAAGGTAAGCGATGCTTTAAGTATAAGCTTCGGTCTTATGTAA
- a CDS encoding low molecular weight phosphotyrosine protein phosphatase: MIKVLFVCHGNICRSPMAEFIFKDLVKEDDKEFHIESRATSREEIGNPVYPPAKRKLKEYGILCDGKVAKQITKEDYEKFDYIICMDNNNLRNIRYVVGEDTYNKISLLMEWTGEKKEVSDPWYTGDFETAYRDILKGCKAVRDKLYT, translated from the coding sequence ATGATTAAAGTACTTTTTGTTTGTCATGGAAATATTTGCAGAAGTCCTATGGCTGAATTTATATTTAAGGACCTTGTAAAAGAAGATGACAAGGAATTTCATATAGAATCGCGTGCAACCAGCAGAGAAGAGATTGGCAACCCTGTTTATCCTCCTGCAAAAAGAAAATTAAAAGAATATGGCATTTTATGTGATGGAAAGGTTGCAAAGCAAATAACAAAAGAGGACTATGAAAAATTTGATTATATAATATGTATGGATAATAACAACTTAAGAAATATAAGATATGTTGTTGGAGAGGATACTTATAACAAAATTTCTCTTTTAATGGAATGGACAGGCGAGAAAAAAGAGGTTAGTGACCCTTGGTACACGGGGGATTTTGAAACGGCATACCGTGATATATTAAAAGGCTGTAAGGCCGTCAGAGATAAACTATATACATAA
- the sigE gene encoding RNA polymerase sporulation sigma factor SigE encodes MKLIEWVDLFLKKILKTDNILYYIGGADILPPPLTPLEEEEYLKKKQSGVPGAKEYLIEHNLRLVVYIARKFENTGINVEDLISIGTIGLIKAINTFNPDKNIKLATYASKCIENEILMYLRKTSNQKTEISIDEPLNVDWDGNELLLSDILGTDNDIIYKTLEEKVDKELLTEALSKLSQREQNIMNLRFGLTSGPEKTQKEVADMLGISQSYISRLEKKIISRLQREIIKMMES; translated from the coding sequence ATGAAACTTATAGAATGGGTAGATTTATTTTTAAAAAAAATTTTAAAAACTGATAATATTCTCTACTATATTGGGGGAGCAGATATTCTGCCACCCCCTCTTACCCCTTTGGAAGAAGAAGAATATTTAAAAAAGAAACAAAGCGGTGTTCCGGGAGCAAAAGAATATTTAATCGAGCATAACTTAAGGCTGGTAGTTTATATTGCCAGAAAATTTGAAAATACGGGGATAAATGTAGAGGATTTAATATCAATAGGAACAATAGGACTTATAAAAGCAATAAATACGTTTAATCCCGATAAAAATATTAAACTTGCTACCTATGCTTCCAAATGTATAGAAAACGAAATTTTAATGTATTTAAGAAAAACATCAAATCAGAAAACAGAAATTTCAATTGACGAACCGTTAAATGTTGACTGGGACGGAAATGAACTTTTGCTTTCAGATATACTTGGAACGGATAATGATATTATATATAAAACTCTTGAAGAAAAAGTAGATAAGGAACTTCTGACAGAAGCATTATCCAAACTTTCACAAAGAGAGCAAAATATAATGAATTTGCGTTTTGGTTTAACAAGCGGTCCTGAAAAAACTCAAAAAGAAGTTGCTGATATGCTTGGAATAAGCCAGTCGTATATTTCAAGGCTTGAGAAAAAAATAATATCAAGATTGCAACGGGAAATCATAAAGATGATGGAGTCATAA
- a CDS encoding cell filamentation protein Fic has protein sequence MGLLDGLYAGEFSALAFIHKYLFDEIYDFAGKIRDVNIAKGGFRFAPAMYLESALEHISNMSQGTFDEIIEKYVEMNIAHPFREGNGRSTRIWLDLMLKKELGKVIDWSKVSKEDYLLAMERSPIKDIEIKYILKNALTDKINDRELYMKGIDNSYNYEGYAAFKTEEL, from the coding sequence ATAGGTTTGCTTGACGGACTGTACGCAGGTGAATTTTCTGCCCTTGCTTTTATTCATAAATATTTATTCGATGAGATTTATGACTTTGCAGGCAAAATAAGAGATGTTAACATTGCAAAGGGTGGTTTTCGCTTTGCACCAGCAATGTATCTTGAAAGCGCATTGGAACACATCAGTAATATGTCGCAGGGAACATTTGATGAAATAATTGAGAAATATGTCGAAATGAACATTGCACATCCATTCAGAGAAGGCAACGGCAGAAGCACGAGAATATGGCTTGACCTTATGCTAAAAAAAGAACTTGGAAAAGTTATTGACTGGAGCAAGGTTTCAAAAGAGGACTATCTGCTTGCTATGGAGCGAAGTCCGATAAAAGACATTGAAATCAAATATATCTTAAAAAATGCTTTGACTGATAAGATAAATGACCGCGAACTGTATATGAAAGGTATAGATAACAGTTATAACTATGAAGGCTATGCGGCTTTTAAAACAGAAGAATTGTGA
- a CDS encoding metal-dependent transcriptional regulator, protein MQLQESAEMYLETIYILSKEKNIVRSIDVAEYMNYSKPSVSRAVGLLKNGGYVIMAEDGSLTLTELGKDVANKIFERHTILSKLLVHIGVSEDVAAKEACKIEHVISDDTLLKIKNFLKI, encoded by the coding sequence ATGCAATTACAGGAATCTGCCGAAATGTATCTTGAAACAATATACATTTTATCTAAAGAAAAAAACATTGTAAGAAGCATCGATGTTGCAGAATATATGAACTACTCAAAGCCTAGTGTATCAAGAGCAGTTGGGCTTTTGAAAAACGGCGGGTATGTAATAATGGCAGAAGACGGTTCTCTTACTCTTACCGAACTTGGAAAAGATGTTGCAAATAAAATATTTGAAAGGCATACTATTTTATCAAAACTTTTAGTCCATATCGGTGTTTCGGAAGATGTTGCTGCAAAAGAAGCATGTAAAATAGAACATGTTATAAGTGACGATACACTTTTAAAAATCAAGAACTTTCTTAAAATATAA
- the thiT gene encoding energy-coupled thiamine transporter ThiT, producing MEQKTFNLTRAAVMIALSSALSFFKIIELANGGSVTLGSMVPVILISFVLNAKWGICSAFCYSLIQMLIGGIAAPPTQNFYYYFLVIMLDYVVAYTVLGLGKTFSAFIKNKTAKLITGTFVVVFLRFVCHFLSGILIWNVYAPEGQSAFLYSLIYNGSYMGIELIITVVIITVISKITYFKNIIK from the coding sequence ATGGAACAAAAAACATTTAATTTAACAAGAGCGGCGGTTATGATTGCTCTTTCTTCGGCACTGTCTTTTTTTAAGATAATAGAACTTGCAAACGGTGGTTCGGTAACTTTAGGAAGTATGGTACCTGTTATACTTATATCATTTGTTTTAAATGCAAAATGGGGGATTTGTTCTGCATTTTGTTATTCACTTATACAAATGTTAATCGGAGGTATTGCCGCACCGCCTACCCAAAATTTTTACTATTATTTTTTAGTAATAATGTTAGATTATGTAGTTGCGTATACAGTGCTTGGCTTAGGAAAAACTTTTAGTGCATTTATAAAAAATAAAACAGCAAAACTTATAACAGGAACATTTGTTGTTGTGTTTTTAAGATTTGTTTGTCACTTTTTGTCAGGGATTCTTATATGGAATGTTTATGCGCCTGAAGGTCAAAGTGCTTTCTTATACTCTCTTATATATAACGGTTCTTATATGGGTATTGAACTTATTATAACTGTTGTTATTATAACTGTGATTTCTAAAATTACATATTTTAAGAATATTATTAAATAG
- a CDS encoding glucosamine-6-phosphate deaminase: MEEFKMLEKTSFKVNAYKTRKEMGLAAAEDCKAKIIELLSKKDEINMIFAAAPSQNEFLESLLNCKEIDFTRINAFHMDEYIGLPEGAPQGFGQFLKDRLFGKAPFKSVNYLNGNAEDPEKECERYSQLLKENPTDIVCLGIGENGHIAFNDPHVAFFDDPKMVKIVELDNVCRQQQVNDGCFNHIDEVPTHALTLTVPTLKNVDCHICIVPAPTKAQAVKNTVYGEITEKCPASIMRLSKDVNIYLDADSSSLL, from the coding sequence ATGGAGGAATTTAAAATGTTAGAAAAAACAAGTTTTAAAGTTAACGCTTATAAAACAAGAAAAGAAATGGGTCTTGCAGCTGCTGAAGACTGCAAAGCAAAAATCATTGAACTTCTTTCAAAGAAAGACGAAATCAATATGATTTTCGCTGCTGCTCCATCACAAAATGAATTTTTAGAAAGTTTACTTAACTGTAAAGAAATTGATTTTACAAGAATCAATGCTTTCCACATGGATGAATATATCGGTTTACCTGAAGGTGCTCCTCAGGGATTTGGTCAGTTCTTAAAAGACAGACTTTTTGGAAAAGCACCATTCAAATCTGTTAATTACCTAAATGGTAATGCAGAAGATCCTGAAAAAGAATGTGAAAGATATTCTCAGTTACTTAAAGAAAATCCAACAGATATCGTTTGCTTAGGTATCGGCGAAAACGGTCACATTGCTTTCAATGACCCACACGTTGCATTCTTTGATGATCCTAAAATGGTTAAAATAGTTGAACTTGACAATGTTTGCCGTCAGCAACAAGTTAATGACGGATGCTTTAACCACATTGACGAAGTTCCTACTCACGCTTTAACACTTACAGTTCCAACACTTAAAAATGTTGACTGCCACATTTGTATAGTTCCTGCTCCAACAAAAGCACAAGCAGTTAAAAATACAGTTTATGGCGAAATCACTGAAAAATGCCCTGCATCAATTATGAGATTATCAAAAGATGTTAATATCTATCTTGATGCTGACAGTTCAAGTTTACTATAA
- a CDS encoding RNA-binding transcriptional accessory protein: protein MDITKVLAEEFKINLWQVENTVALIDEGCTIPFIARYRKEKTGSLDDQLLRELFDRLTYLRNLTTRKEEVIRLIDEQGQLTDELVLNINNAKTLTEVEDIYRPYKPKKRTKATIAKEKGLEPLAIKIYLQNIFEGDILEIAKDYIDEEKEVLTAQDALEGAMHIIAENVSDNAEIRKKLRSLILKNGLIESKNSKEENSVYEMYYDYKEPVLRVANHRVLAMDRGENEGVLTVKITVPEENALELIYNEIIVNTGSIGYSYVKEACDDAYKRLIFPSVEREMRNYLTEKAQEDAIKVFAVNLKNLLMQAPFKGKTILGLDPAYRTGCKIAVIDKTGKVLDTCVIYPTPPQNKVEEAKKKILSLIKKYDVDLISIGNGTASKESEIFVADLIKETDKEVYYIVVSEAGASVYSASKLGAEEFPEFDVALRSAVSIARRLQDPLAELVKIDPKAIGVGQYQHDMNQKRLSESLKGVVENCVNSVGVDVNTASPSLLSFISGINSTVAKNILTYREENGEFKTRKELLKVPKLGEKAFLQCAGFLRISGGKNILDNTSVHPESYDAALKLLDILGYSKDDIGNLNDIEKKAEEYNKSKICEELNIGLPTLTDIISELKKPGRDIRDSAPKPELRSDLLDIKDLKPDMLLTGTVRNVIDFGAFVDLGVHHDGLLHISQICDKYIKHPSEVLSVGDIVKVKVLSVDVEKGRISLTMK, encoded by the coding sequence ATGGATATTACAAAAGTTTTGGCAGAAGAATTTAAAATTAACTTATGGCAGGTTGAAAACACTGTCGCACTTATTGACGAAGGATGTACCATTCCTTTTATAGCAAGGTATAGAAAGGAAAAAACAGGTTCTTTAGATGACCAGCTTTTAAGAGAACTTTTTGACAGGCTTACATATCTTAGAAACTTAACCACAAGAAAAGAAGAGGTTATCCGTCTTATAGATGAACAGGGGCAACTTACTGACGAACTTGTTTTAAACATAAATAACGCTAAAACTCTTACTGAGGTTGAGGATATATATAGACCCTATAAACCTAAAAAGAGAACAAAAGCAACAATCGCAAAAGAAAAAGGTTTAGAGCCTCTCGCAATTAAAATTTATCTTCAGAATATATTTGAAGGAGATATTTTGGAAATTGCCAAAGATTATATAGACGAAGAAAAAGAAGTTTTAACAGCCCAAGACGCATTAGAGGGAGCAATGCATATTATCGCTGAAAACGTTTCTGACAATGCAGAAATAAGAAAGAAATTGAGAAGTCTTATATTAAAAAATGGGCTTATTGAAAGTAAGAATTCAAAAGAAGAAAATTCAGTATACGAAATGTATTATGACTATAAAGAGCCTGTTTTAAGAGTTGCTAATCACAGAGTTCTTGCTATGGACAGAGGGGAAAACGAAGGCGTTTTAACTGTTAAAATAACTGTCCCTGAAGAAAATGCACTTGAACTTATATATAACGAAATTATTGTAAATACAGGTAGTATTGGATATTCTTATGTAAAAGAAGCGTGTGACGATGCTTATAAAAGACTTATTTTCCCGTCAGTTGAAAGGGAAATGAGAAATTACTTAACCGAAAAAGCACAGGAAGATGCGATAAAAGTTTTTGCTGTTAATCTTAAAAATCTTCTTATGCAGGCACCTTTTAAAGGTAAAACAATATTAGGTTTAGACCCTGCATACAGGACAGGCTGTAAAATAGCAGTTATTGACAAAACAGGTAAAGTTTTAGATACCTGCGTTATCTATCCGACACCGCCTCAGAATAAAGTAGAGGAAGCAAAAAAGAAAATTCTTTCTCTTATTAAAAAATATGATGTAGATTTAATATCAATCGGTAACGGTACTGCATCAAAAGAATCTGAAATTTTTGTTGCTGACCTTATTAAAGAAACCGATAAGGAAGTTTACTATATAGTTGTATCCGAAGCGGGAGCATCAGTATATTCAGCATCAAAACTCGGTGCAGAAGAGTTTCCTGAATTTGATGTTGCACTAAGAAGTGCAGTTTCAATTGCAAGAAGACTTCAAGACCCACTTGCCGAACTTGTTAAAATTGACCCGAAAGCCATAGGTGTTGGTCAGTATCAGCACGATATGAATCAGAAAAGACTTTCAGAATCACTAAAAGGTGTTGTTGAAAACTGTGTTAACTCGGTTGGGGTAGATGTAAATACTGCCTCTCCGTCACTTTTATCATTCATATCGGGTATAAATTCAACAGTTGCTAAAAACATTTTAACATACAGAGAAGAAAACGGAGAATTTAAAACAAGAAAAGAACTTTTAAAAGTTCCGAAACTTGGCGAAAAAGCATTTTTGCAGTGTGCAGGATTCTTAAGAATATCGGGTGGAAAGAATATTTTAGATAATACATCTGTTCACCCTGAAAGTTATGATGCGGCACTTAAACTTTTGGATATTTTAGGATATTCAAAAGACGATATAGGCAATCTTAATGATATAGAAAAAAAGGCAGAAGAATATAATAAATCAAAAATATGCGAAGAATTAAATATAGGTTTGCCGACTTTAACTGATATAATTTCAGAACTTAAAAAACCGGGAAGAGATATCAGAGATTCTGCTCCAAAACCTGAACTTCGTTCTGACCTTTTAGATATTAAAGATTTAAAACCTGATATGCTTCTTACAGGTACTGTAAGAAACGTTATAGATTTTGGTGCCTTTGTTGATTTAGGAGTACACCATGACGGGCTTTTGCATATCTCGCAAATTTGCGATAAATATATAAAACATCCATCAGAAGTTCTTTCTGTCGGAGATATTGTTAAAGTTAAGGTTTTAAGTGTCGATGTGGAAAAAGGAAGAATTTCACTTACGATGAAATAG
- the alr gene encoding alanine racemase yields the protein MDFHRSRTWVEVNLDIFKNNLKIIREHIGKSVKLLAVIKADAYGHGAIELAKICEENEVDHFAVACLQEGIKLRKAGIKKPILVLSYIDFKDIDEVIRYDLIPTVYDFEFPDILNQHLKSINKILKVHIKLDTGMTRLGFDASSCYETVKEIEKINNLSNIEVEGIFTHFADSDNEDLDFCDRQQELYLNVLGALNKKGIEIPIKHTCNSAGVIACKDKHLDMVRCGIILYGYYPEEHLKNVLPGIKPFLTWKAKISQIREVSSDVTVSYGRTKKVLKGTKLAVVSVGYADGYRRNLSNDFYVLINGKKAPITGRVCMDQIIVDITGIANVKKGDDVILIGKSGKCEITADDMAKKLGTISYEILCDIGKRVERVYFVDNEQKR from the coding sequence ATGGATTTTCATAGGTCAAGAACATGGGTTGAAGTCAATCTGGATATTTTTAAAAATAATCTTAAAATTATAAGAGAACATATTGGAAAAAGCGTTAAACTTCTTGCAGTTATAAAAGCAGATGCCTATGGGCATGGTGCTATAGAACTTGCAAAAATATGCGAAGAAAATGAAGTCGACCATTTTGCTGTTGCATGTTTACAAGAAGGTATCAAACTAAGAAAAGCAGGAATAAAAAAACCGATACTTGTTCTTTCTTATATTGACTTTAAGGATATTGATGAAGTAATCAGGTATGACCTTATCCCTACCGTTTATGATTTTGAATTTCCAGATATTTTAAATCAACACCTTAAAAGTATTAACAAAATTTTAAAAGTTCATATTAAACTTGATACAGGAATGACAAGGCTTGGATTTGATGCTTCATCTTGTTATGAAACTGTTAAAGAAATCGAAAAAATAAATAATCTTTCCAATATCGAAGTTGAGGGTATATTTACTCATTTTGCCGATTCTGACAACGAGGACTTGGATTTTTGTGACAGACAGCAGGAACTGTACCTGAATGTTTTAGGTGCTCTTAATAAAAAAGGCATTGAAATTCCGATAAAGCATACTTGCAACAGCGCAGGTGTAATTGCTTGTAAAGATAAGCATCTTGATATGGTACGATGTGGAATTATACTATATGGGTATTATCCCGAAGAGCATTTAAAAAATGTCTTACCTGGCATTAAGCCGTTTCTTACATGGAAAGCGAAAATTTCTCAGATACGCGAAGTTTCATCTGATGTTACTGTAAGTTACGGCAGAACAAAAAAGGTTTTAAAAGGTACAAAACTTGCCGTAGTTTCAGTAGGCTATGCAGACGGATACAGAAGAAACCTTTCAAATGATTTCTATGTTTTAATAAACGGGAAAAAAGCACCGATTACGGGCAGAGTTTGTATGGATCAGATTATAGTTGATATAACAGGAATTGCAAATGTTAAAAAGGGCGATGATGTTATATTAATAGGAAAGAGCGGCAAATGTGAGATTACCGCAGACGATATGGCAAAAAAACTTGGAACTATAAGTTATGAAATTTTGTGTGATATAGGTAAACGTGTTGAAAGGGTATATTTTGTCGATAATGAGCAAAAAAGGTAA
- a CDS encoding NAD(P)H-hydrate dehydratase, producing the protein MYLALSAHIKQLDKLASEKYNIPVSTLMENAGKSIFEEIKKDNLGNDFSIFCGKGNNGGDGIVLSRYLKCDGNNVRVYLTCKEDEFNEVVLEKYHDALNCGVEFKDFTEQVPENSVVVDALLGISLTGEPKGNIKEAIDRISNLKNTVVSVDVPSGVSADTGKVSKSAIKADYTYTLALDKVGLNVYPAKSYVGQKKVLDIGIPYECVNELVFKNHLTDSETVRTLLPKRKPDSHKGDYGKVGIVGGSYGMAGSVCLSAMAALRIGAGLLYVFVPDEIFSIVSCKLTEAIVVKESEIANYFDKLDAIAVGMGYCQDLKKKHIIKQITQKFSKPVVFDAGSIGYLALNKELIKNKKCSAVLTPHTGEFSKLINMDTEEINLNRMYLTSKFAKEFNSVILLKGASTFVGGTDGNIRINPTGNSGMATAGSGDVLSGIIAGLLAQGLSTFDAASLGAYIHGLSGDLASLNKTEYGLIASDITQYIPEALKQIFS; encoded by the coding sequence ATGTATTTAGCCTTATCAGCACATATTAAACAACTTGATAAACTGGCAAGTGAAAAATATAATATTCCCGTATCCACTCTTATGGAAAATGCAGGTAAAAGTATATTTGAGGAAATAAAAAAAGATAATCTTGGAAATGACTTTTCTATATTTTGCGGAAAAGGAAATAACGGGGGAGATGGCATCGTTCTTTCCAGATACTTAAAATGTGATGGGAATAATGTGCGCGTATATTTAACCTGTAAGGAAGATGAGTTTAACGAGGTCGTTTTGGAAAAATATCATGATGCCTTAAACTGTGGGGTGGAATTTAAGGATTTTACTGAACAAGTACCTGAAAATTCAGTTGTTGTTGATGCTCTTTTAGGAATATCTTTAACAGGAGAACCTAAAGGAAATATTAAAGAAGCAATTGATAGAATTTCAAATCTTAAAAATACAGTTGTATCAGTAGATGTGCCAAGCGGCGTGAGTGCTGATACGGGTAAGGTTTCAAAAAGTGCTATTAAAGCAGATTATACATATACTTTGGCACTTGATAAAGTCGGGCTTAATGTATACCCTGCAAAATCTTATGTGGGGCAGAAAAAAGTTCTGGATATTGGCATACCTTATGAATGTGTAAATGAACTTGTATTTAAGAACCATCTTACAGATTCAGAAACTGTAAGAACACTTTTACCGAAAAGAAAGCCTGATTCACATAAAGGAGATTATGGTAAGGTAGGAATAGTTGGCGGAAGTTATGGTATGGCAGGCTCGGTGTGTTTATCTGCTATGGCAGCGCTAAGAATAGGAGCAGGACTTTTATACGTGTTTGTTCCTGACGAAATTTTTTCTATTGTATCTTGTAAATTAACTGAAGCAATAGTGGTAAAAGAAAGCGAAATTGCAAATTATTTTGATAAACTTGATGCTATTGCAGTCGGAATGGGGTATTGCCAGGATTTAAAGAAAAAGCATATAATAAAACAGATAACTCAAAAATTTTCAAAGCCTGTTGTGTTTGATGCCGGCAGTATCGGATATCTGGCTTTAAATAAAGAGTTAATCAAAAATAAAAAATGCTCTGCAGTTTTAACTCCTCACACAGGGGAATTCTCCAAACTTATAAATATGGATACAGAGGAAATAAATTTAAACAGAATGTATTTAACTTCAAAGTTTGCTAAGGAATTTAATTCAGTTATACTTCTTAAAGGTGCATCAACATTTGTTGGAGGAACTGACGGTAATATAAGAATAAATCCTACAGGTAACTCCGGAATGGCTACTGCAGGTTCAGGAGATGTATTATCCGGAATAATTGCAGGTCTGCTTGCACAGGGACTTAGTACTTTTGATGCTGCAAGTTTAGGTGCTTATATTCACGGACTTTCAGGTGATTTGGCATCACTTAATAAAACGGAATATGGTTTAATTGCTTCGGACATAACGCAGTATATTCCTGAGGCTTTAAAACAAATTTTTAGTTAA